Proteins from one Methanosarcinales archaeon genomic window:
- a CDS encoding TOBE domain-containing protein: MKVSARNVLKGKVKNINHGMVTSEVMIELSDGVEIVSIISKKSAENLELTKGKEVYAIIKSTNVMVATH; encoded by the coding sequence ATGAAAGTAAGTGCGCGGAATGTTTTAAAAGGCAAAGTAAAAAATATAAATCATGGTATGGTGACTTCGGAAGTAATGATAGAACTGTCAGATGGAGTAGAGATTGTTTCTATAATTTCAAAAAAATCGGCAGAAAATTTAGAGTTGACTAAAGGAAAAGAGGTCTACGCAATAATTAAATCAACAAATGTGATGGTTGCTACGCATTGA
- a CDS encoding helix-turn-helix domain-containing protein, with the protein MKLNRRKICYIINHKKKGESCEIIAEDIKISKRRVEQIWKEYHETGEEPLVRKNLGRPKKAVIPEEVEIIKEAFNRFKFGARMLEPIIEGLYNIHIPHNRIHMYLLSESLAGGEFYLNLRK; encoded by the coding sequence GTGAAGCTGAACAGAAGAAAAATTTGTTATATTATCAATCATAAAAAGAAAGGAGAATCATGCGAGATAATCGCTGAAGATATCAAAATATCAAAGAGAAGAGTTGAACAGATATGGAAAGAATATCATGAGACTGGGGAAGAGCCATTAGTTAGAAAGAATCTGGGCAGACCAAAGAAAGCGGTAATTCCTGAAGAAGTTGAAATAATCAAAGAAGCTTTTAACCGCTTCAAGTTCGGGGCAAGAATGCTTGAACCTATCATTGAAGGATTATATAATATTCACATACCTCATAATCGAATTCACATGTACTTGCTTTCAGAAAGTCTAGCAGGAGGAGAATTTTACCTGAACTTGAGAAAATGA
- a CDS encoding cobyrinate a,c-diamide synthase, which translates to MTNAVMIAGTHSGVGKTTTALGLMAAMSKRGRSVQPYKVGPDFIDPTHHTAICSTPSRNLDTYIMGTQGVHESYAKTQGADISIIEGVMGLYDGLDSTDTASSAHVAKTLGVPVVLVVNVHGMSRSAAAVVKGYQAMDPEVNIAALILNRVGSPRHQKLVEDGLKGAGIDIPVIGTLPTNKELSIPSRHLGLYMAHEETQDYGKLADFIESNVDLDALIEISSLAYDPPKSVVVEHRRADVRIGVAMDGAFCFYYQDMLDDLRKWGAQIIAFSPITDELPKVDGLILGGGYPELYAPQLSSGTALDDIKKAAQDGMPVYAECGGLMYLGKILEVDGKTYTMAGVLDTESRMVQRFQALGYTQAEVIHDNPLSLKHRSARGHEFHYSITDVQRDAKFAYKMQRGKGIQDGWDGIMAYNTLASYMHTHPASVSMERFVEACRKYSRQ; encoded by the coding sequence ATGACAAACGCGGTAATGATCGCCGGCACCCACAGCGGTGTAGGCAAGACCACAACCGCCCTGGGATTGATGGCAGCAATGTCTAAAAGGGGCAGGTCGGTCCAGCCATATAAAGTTGGCCCGGATTTTATCGATCCCACGCATCATACAGCCATATGCAGCACCCCATCCAGGAACCTGGATACATATATAATGGGTACACAGGGAGTCCATGAGTCCTATGCCAAAACCCAGGGAGCTGACATTTCTATAATCGAAGGCGTCATGGGACTTTATGACGGACTTGATTCTACAGATACAGCCAGCAGCGCTCATGTGGCAAAGACCCTGGGTGTCCCGGTGGTACTGGTTGTCAATGTGCATGGCATGTCCCGCAGTGCAGCTGCGGTGGTAAAAGGATATCAGGCGATGGACCCTGAAGTCAATATTGCTGCATTAATATTGAACAGAGTAGGCAGTCCACGTCATCAAAAGCTGGTAGAAGATGGACTAAAAGGTGCAGGGATTGATATTCCTGTCATAGGAACTCTGCCGACAAATAAAGAACTTTCAATACCTTCCAGACATTTGGGGCTTTATATGGCACATGAAGAAACCCAGGATTATGGAAAACTGGCAGATTTCATAGAATCTAATGTAGATCTGGATGCTCTAATAGAGATAAGTTCATTGGCCTACGATCCACCAAAGTCTGTTGTAGTAGAGCACCGGCGGGCTGATGTAAGAATTGGTGTAGCAATGGATGGGGCATTTTGTTTCTACTACCAGGATATGCTGGATGATCTGAGAAAATGGGGGGCACAAATAATTGCCTTTAGTCCAATAACTGACGAACTGCCCAAAGTTGATGGTCTGATACTGGGAGGCGGTTATCCGGAACTGTATGCACCCCAGCTATCATCAGGTACAGCACTAGATGACATCAAAAAGGCAGCCCAGGACGGCATGCCAGTATATGCAGAATGCGGCGGCCTGATGTATCTTGGCAAAATCCTTGAAGTGGATGGGAAGACATATACAATGGCGGGGGTATTGGATACCGAATCAAGAATGGTACAGAGGTTCCAGGCTCTTGGTTACACCCAGGCCGAGGTGATTCACGATAATCCACTGTCGTTGAAGCACCGATCCGCCAGGGGTCATGAGTTCCATTATTCAATAACAGATGTGCAGCGTGATGCCAAATTCGCTTACAAGATGCAGAGGGGAAAAGGCATTCAGGATGGATGGGATGGGATTATGGCTTACAATACCCTGGCAAGCTATATGCATACCCACCCGGCTTCAGTGTCAATGGAGCGGTTTGTAGAAGCCTGCAGAAAGTATAGCAGACAATGA
- a CDS encoding small multi-drug export protein, whose translation MKFEKTESHKLLTAMFITGVISAIIIVLVFRDRGAFWEFSLIFGTQFLSGREIAMLHGASKEISPVVMISASFLTDMAAMLVGLPIFVLFYEELKSIRAMAPFMIFSETITSDKSSVLHKFGWVGLFIICFIPFQMTGALATSCFAKLLGFPVREILPVVSLASLTASMVWAMTADTVMNYLGPVQQYIPFFIVFLVIFILIYNFTHYKNK comes from the coding sequence ATGAAATTTGAAAAAACAGAGTCCCATAAACTCCTGACTGCAATGTTTATAACCGGCGTGATATCAGCAATTATTATCGTACTGGTTTTTAGAGATAGAGGAGCTTTCTGGGAATTCTCATTGATTTTCGGTACCCAATTTTTGTCAGGGCGGGAAATCGCAATGCTGCATGGGGCTTCTAAGGAAATCTCACCCGTTGTTATGATCTCGGCAAGTTTTTTGACCGACATGGCTGCCATGCTGGTCGGGTTGCCAATATTCGTTCTTTTTTATGAAGAGTTAAAATCAATTCGTGCAATGGCACCGTTTATGATTTTTTCAGAGACCATTACCTCAGATAAAAGCAGCGTTTTGCATAAATTCGGGTGGGTTGGTCTTTTCATTATATGTTTCATCCCGTTTCAGATGACCGGAGCACTTGCGACATCATGTTTTGCAAAGCTCCTGGGTTTTCCCGTGCGGGAGATATTGCCCGTTGTTTCCCTGGCATCCTTGACTGCGTCAATGGTATGGGCCATGACTGCTGACACTGTGATGAATTATCTGGGTCCTGTCCAGCAATATATCCCATTTTTCATTGTTTTTTTGGTGATTTTTATTTTGATCTATAATTTCACTCACTATAAAAATAAATGA
- a CDS encoding flavodoxin family protein, giving the protein MKIFGISGSPRQGATDYIVQESLKYIEEKYGVETRYFSAMGKKLNFCIHCDYCVKNRMGCVHKDDMIEFYDSLEWADGIIFGTPVYQGNLSAQTKTMMDRCRAMVAKDPDILRNKVGAALAVGGDRVGGQEIAIQSIHHFYIISEMIPVGGGSFGANLGGTYWSQDRLAEGAAEDEEGHKSMRKTMNHMMKTLALTKGIDIPKKG; this is encoded by the coding sequence ATGAAAATTTTTGGAATATCCGGAAGTCCAAGGCAGGGTGCTACTGATTATATCGTACAGGAGTCCCTCAAATACATTGAAGAAAAATATGGAGTGGAAACAAGGTATTTTTCTGCAATGGGAAAGAAGCTAAATTTCTGCATACACTGTGACTATTGCGTAAAGAACCGCATGGGTTGTGTACATAAAGATGATATGATTGAGTTCTACGATTCCCTGGAATGGGCTGACGGTATCATATTTGGTACGCCTGTTTATCAGGGTAACCTGAGCGCCCAGACCAAGACCATGATGGACCGCTGCCGGGCTATGGTAGCAAAGGACCCTGACATACTACGCAACAAGGTAGGTGCAGCACTGGCAGTAGGCGGCGACAGAGTAGGCGGGCAGGAAATAGCCATTCAGTCCATCCATCATTTCTATATTATCAGTGAGATGATTCCGGTAGGCGGCGGGTCATTCGGTGCAAACCTGGGCGGCACGTACTGGTCCCAGGACCGGTTAGCTGAAGGTGCAGCCGAGGATGAGGAAGGGCACAAATCCATGCGTAAGACCATGAACCACATGATGAAGACCCTGGCTTTAACAAAAGGAATAGATATTCCAAAGAAAGGATAA
- a CDS encoding Hsp20/alpha crystallin family protein, protein MWRRRPNRDIFDEMDHEFEEINDMMERMFRTIRSQANVEPGKPLVYGFSMKVGPDGIPHVEQFGNVRPTGKGMISGDVREPYSCNILNSEKNQLCITAEMPGITREDVTVDATDTVVTIKAETKDRKYFKEILTNAPIDPDSGKAKYNNGVLELTFELKGDIKPKGKKINVD, encoded by the coding sequence ATGTGGAGAAGAAGACCCAATAGGGACATATTCGACGAAATGGATCATGAGTTCGAAGAGATCAATGATATGATGGAACGAATGTTTCGGACAATCCGGTCACAGGCAAACGTTGAACCAGGTAAACCTCTGGTCTATGGTTTCAGCATGAAAGTCGGACCTGACGGAATTCCCCATGTGGAACAATTCGGAAATGTCAGACCCACAGGAAAAGGTATGATCAGTGGTGATGTGAGGGAGCCTTACTCATGCAATATCCTGAACAGTGAAAAGAACCAGTTATGTATCACTGCAGAGATGCCAGGTATTACCAGGGAGGATGTGACTGTAGATGCTACTGATACTGTAGTTACAATTAAGGCCGAAACCAAGGACCGAAAATATTTCAAGGAAATCCTCACAAATGCTCCTATCGACCCTGACAGTGGAAAAGCAAAATACAACAACGGAGTCCTGGAACTGACATTCGAATTGAAAGGTGATATAAAACCAAAAGGCAAAAAGATCAATGTGGATTAA
- a CDS encoding CDC48 family AAA ATPase yields MADEVQEINLKVEESKQQDVNRGIARIDPQQAEKLGLETGDVVGIIGTKETAAINWPGYPEDMGREVIRIDGSIRRNAGVGIDDKVKIRKIKTDPASKVVFAPTEDLKIIGGGEQYLSQVMDGRVVTRGDLIELNVMGRKLQLMVTNSTPHTESVIIGSKTKIEISEKPASEVKVIPRVTYEDIGGLGEEIKKVREMIELPMKHPELFERLGVEAPKGVLLHGPPGTGKTLLAKALANETNANFQTLTGPEIMSKFYGESEERLRELFKEAEENAPSIILIDEIDSIAPKREEVTGEVERRVVAQLLALMDGLESRGKVVVLGATNRVNALDPALRRPGRFDREIEIGVPDRNARLQVLQIHTRGMPLAEDVELEKLADVTHGFVGADLAALTKEGAMRAVRRVLPEIDMEEETLPAEVLEKLNVTKDDFIKALSEMEPSALREVFVESPNVKWNDIGGLAGPKQELAEVVEWPLKYQKVYENMNAEIPKGVLLYGPPGTGKTLLAKAVATESEVNFISVKGPELLSKWVGESEKAVRETFRKAKQAAPCIIFFDEIDAITPTRGQSFDSHVTERVISQFLAELDGLEELHGVVAIAATNRFDIIDKALLRPGRFDRMVEVPVPDDAARLEIFKIHLKDKPISDEVALNKLVRETSGYSGADISGVVNEAVMLAIRDYIQSGRSADDEEEIKKYKIGPDIFKKALEKVKPEKEKKEFGMYT; encoded by the coding sequence ATGGCAGATGAAGTTCAAGAAATCAATTTAAAGGTAGAAGAGTCAAAACAGCAAGATGTAAACAGGGGAATAGCTCGTATCGACCCCCAACAGGCAGAAAAACTGGGACTCGAAACTGGTGATGTCGTAGGTATTATCGGAACCAAGGAAACTGCCGCTATTAACTGGCCAGGATATCCCGAGGATATGGGACGAGAGGTTATAAGGATCGATGGCAGTATTCGCCGAAACGCAGGGGTTGGTATCGATGATAAGGTTAAGATCAGGAAAATAAAAACTGATCCCGCCAGTAAAGTGGTTTTTGCTCCCACCGAAGATTTGAAGATCATAGGTGGCGGAGAGCAATACCTTTCCCAGGTAATGGATGGCAGAGTCGTTACCAGAGGCGATCTTATTGAACTGAATGTAATGGGTCGCAAACTGCAATTAATGGTAACAAACTCCACACCACACACAGAATCTGTTATTATAGGATCCAAAACAAAGATCGAGATCAGCGAAAAACCTGCTTCTGAAGTAAAGGTCATTCCAAGGGTCACGTATGAGGATATCGGCGGCCTGGGAGAAGAGATCAAGAAAGTCAGGGAAATGATCGAACTTCCCATGAAACATCCCGAACTCTTTGAACGGCTGGGCGTGGAGGCACCCAAAGGTGTGCTGTTGCACGGTCCACCCGGTACGGGTAAGACCTTGCTGGCGAAAGCGCTGGCCAATGAAACAAATGCCAATTTCCAGACATTGACCGGGCCTGAGATCATGAGCAAGTTTTACGGTGAATCAGAGGAGCGTCTGCGTGAACTGTTCAAGGAAGCCGAAGAAAATGCACCCAGTATAATATTGATCGATGAGATCGACAGCATCGCACCAAAGCGCGAAGAGGTCACAGGCGAGGTTGAACGCCGGGTAGTGGCCCAGCTTCTGGCCCTGATGGATGGACTGGAATCCCGTGGAAAGGTGGTGGTGCTGGGAGCCACCAACAGGGTCAATGCATTGGACCCTGCACTACGCCGGCCTGGTCGGTTCGACCGCGAGATCGAGATCGGAGTGCCTGATAGGAATGCCAGGCTTCAGGTCCTGCAGATCCATACCAGAGGTATGCCGTTAGCTGAAGATGTGGAACTTGAGAAACTGGCAGATGTGACCCATGGGTTTGTGGGGGCAGATCTGGCTGCACTGACCAAGGAAGGGGCAATGCGGGCCGTGCGAAGGGTGCTACCTGAGATCGACATGGAAGAGGAGACCCTTCCTGCAGAAGTGCTTGAAAAATTGAATGTCACCAAAGATGATTTCATAAAGGCATTGAGTGAGATGGAACCATCTGCATTGCGGGAGGTATTCGTGGAATCGCCAAATGTCAAATGGAATGATATCGGCGGACTTGCGGGTCCAAAACAGGAACTGGCAGAGGTTGTGGAATGGCCATTGAAATACCAGAAGGTGTACGAGAACATGAATGCAGAGATCCCAAAGGGCGTGCTGCTGTACGGTCCGCCCGGGACCGGTAAGACCTTACTGGCAAAGGCCGTAGCCACTGAAAGTGAGGTTAACTTCATCAGTGTAAAAGGTCCGGAATTATTAAGCAAATGGGTAGGTGAATCTGAAAAGGCAGTGCGTGAAACCTTCAGGAAAGCCAAACAGGCCGCTCCATGTATTATATTCTTTGACGAGATCGATGCCATCACACCCACCAGGGGTCAGAGTTTTGACAGTCACGTGACCGAACGTGTGATCAGTCAGTTCCTGGCCGAACTGGACGGACTGGAGGAACTCCACGGTGTAGTCGCTATTGCCGCCACTAACAGATTTGATATTATTGATAAGGCACTGCTCAGGCCTGGCAGATTCGACAGGATGGTGGAGGTACCTGTACCCGATGATGCAGCCCGTCTTGAGATATTTAAGATCCACTTGAAGGACAAACCGATATCTGATGAAGTGGCCCTTAATAAGCTGGTACGTGAGACAAGTGGTTATTCAGGAGCAGATATTTCAGGTGTTGTGAATGAAGCGGTAATGCTGGCCATACGTGATTATATCCAGTCCGGCAGATCTGCTGACGACGAGGAGGAAATAAAGAAATACAAGATTGGTCCAGATATTTTCAAGAAGGCCCTGGAAAAGGTCAAACCTGAGAAGGAAAAGAAAGAATTTGGAATGTATACCTGA